One Cicer arietinum cultivar CDC Frontier isolate Library 1 chromosome 8, Cicar.CDCFrontier_v2.0, whole genome shotgun sequence DNA segment encodes these proteins:
- the LOC101502322 gene encoding uncharacterized protein, translating into MEVVTLVVGKVADYMVVPIGRQAGYLIFYNRNLKELANQVKDLNGTRERIIHSVEEERRNGKEIEIDVVNWLEEVKEVIENANRLQEESLHANVKCSNFILRQQLSRKATKITKVVAQVQGKGKFDRVGYLPIIVDGVFETIDGENHETRKLFKEKVVNALKDSNSRNIGVYGLGGVGKTTLVEEVGEIAKQHKLFDDVVIAHVSKNPDFKIIQGEIADLLRLRFDEETIAGRAQRLRQRIKMEKNILIILDDVWNILDLKKVGIPSYNEHNGCKLLITCRNQDVLLQMDVPKDFTFRLELLSEIETWNLFQFMAGDVVKDVKLKDIAIQVAKKCAGLPLSLVTVARALRNKRDVQSWRDALRQLQSNDHGEMDALTYSALELSYESLENDEMKEMFLLFALMVGVDVEGFLNLVIGLNIFKHINTIDDARNRIYNILESLKATCLLLEGSSKTSGGKIEMHDFVRDVAIYIARRDKHVFIRKSPDEAKWPTHDTLKRCSQIILYGCHTHELPQTVDAPNLKLFFLNSGDRSIEIPETFFEGMTSLKVLSLTCFNFSSLPISFRSLTNLHTLILDFCILENMDAIEALTNLEILHLWKSSMIKLPSEIGRLTKLRMLYLHDSGIEVIPPNIISRLTKLEELYMGNTSINWEDVNSTNVQSKNASIAELRKLSNLTALELQIRETWMLPRDMQLMFEKLTKYKIAIGDVWEWSDIKEDGIIKTLMLKLGGTNIHLEHGIKALEHGIKALIKGVESLYLDEVEGIQNVLYQLNGEGFPMLKHLHIQNNANIKHIVDTKEMNQIHVSFLMLETLVIYNLKNLEHICHGPLASNSFESLSAIKVKNCVQLKYLFSFTMVRGLSHLSEIQVCQCNSMKEIVLRDNYSASANNHDITDQNIEFLSLRYLTLEHLETLNNFFSYELTSSRSKQKYQASDSYVSKPFFSAQVSFPNLDILKLSSLNLNKIWDDNHHSMYNLTTLIVENCGGLKYLFSDSVVGSFMNLKHLEISNCPLMEEIIAKDQETNNGSNNALKEDDFLKLEKIILKDMDNLKTIWHPQFETLKMLHVSNCKKIVVVFPSSMQKTYNKIELLEVTNCGLVEEIFELNSDEDSGVEAITNLKEVYIDGLSMLKKIWSGDPQGILSFQNLTNIQLNNCVCLEYLLPLSIATRCSDLKELHIKSCWNMKEIVAEEKESKRATLKFEFNQLSTLLLWDLCHLKGFYAGNHTLTCPSLRKIDVYNCAKLTLYKSILSTCSSQTSFRDDRFSILKQQPPFITEEVIPNLEHLRFKHEDANMILQAQHSSTLFTKLTFLGLSNYKNEEATFPYWFLQNVPTLESLTIDWSFFKKIFQDEGEGQISDTRLKTLTLNGLPKLQYICEEGSRIDPVLESLEYLHLYSCSTLTNLLPSSATLNHLTHLGITDCNGLKSLFRSPIAQSLDKLTTLKIKCCNALEEIIVGEENIVDIAFVSLEILMLECLSSLNKFCSSKCFLKFPLLEEVIVRECPRMRIFSDGNTSTPNLRKVKTAENDQERFWKGNINDTINNMFLDKVAFRQFKYLALSDYPELKNVWYGKLDENFGFSNLKSLVVEKCDFLSNVLFPSNALQVLHRLEDLEVRNCDSLEALFDVKGMKSSKEILSSQLKRLTLSSLPKLKQIWSTDPYEIMSFGNLWTVNISICQSLLYVFSLSLCKDLGNLKLLELNTCGVKEIVATEDEGSMEINFNFPQLTQMTLRLLTNLNSFYRRKHTLECPLLKALNVYRCERLRMFSLNFLDPVDHDESHNDMLFQQPLFSIEKLCYKLEDFTINATDAFRMLNAYCQENIFSKIRLLRLQCFDETPTIFLNDFHAIFPNLKTLTVRNSSFEVLFPVAKGSTVSNLNKKISKQITELWLYELENIKYIWHEELPLDHPLLQDLEGLIVWSCPSLLSLVPSSIAFTYLTYLDVDKCQEMIYLITSTTAKSLVQLTRLKITNCHKILDVVMIDGDEDDIIFEKLQHLEFTSLSCLRSFCYGKQTFIFPSLVHMIVKGCPQMKIFSSGSIVASYLREIEVEDGNMTWRGDLHTTIQQNFIQQEVPRSNMLNETIICSSHLQDGETIADEAIADEEETE; encoded by the exons ATGGAAGTTGTAACATTAGTAGTTGGAAAAGTAGCAGATTACATGGTGGTGCCTATTGGACGTCAAGCGGGTTATTTGATATTCTACAATAGGAATTTGAAGGAGTTAGCTAATCAAGTTAAGGACCTCAATGGTACAAGAGAAAGAATAATCCATTCGGTGGAAGAAGAAAGGAGAAATGgaaaagaaattgaaatagATGTGGTGAATTGGTTGGAGGAAGTGAAGGAAGTAATTGAAAATGCAAATCGACTTCAAGAAGAGTCTCTTCATGCCAATGTCAAGTgctcaaattttattttgcGTCAACAACTAAGTCGGAAAGCCACAAAGATTACAAAAGTTGTTGCTCAAGTACAAGGAAAAGGGAAGTTTGATAGAGTTGGGTACCTTCCGATAATCGTAGATGGagtttttgaaacaatagaTGGTGAAAATCATGAGACAAGAAAGTTATTTAAGGAGAAAGTTGTGAATGCTCTAAAAGACTCTAATTCTAGGAACATTGGGGTGTATGGGCTAGGCGGGGTGGGTAAGACCACTCTAGTGGAGGAAGTTGGTGAAATAGCCAAACAACACAAATTATTCGATGACGTTGTTATTGCACATGTATCAAAAAATCCagactttaaaataattcaagGGGAGATTGCAGACTTGTTGCGTTTGCGGTTTGATGAGGAGACTATTGCTGGTAGAGCACAACGTCTAAGACAAAGAATCAAGATGGAGAAAAATATACTTATCATTCTAGATGATGTATGGAACATACTTGATTTGAAGAAAGTGGGAATTCCGTCATATAATGAACATAATGGTTGCAAATTGCTTATAACTTGTAGAAATCAAGATGTGTTGTTGCAAATGGACGTTCCAAAGGACTTCACTTTTAGACTTGAACTTCTAAGTGAAATTGAGACATGGAATTTGTTTCAATTTATGGCTGGGGATGTGGTTAAAGATGTGAAATTGAAAGATATAGCAATCCAAGTTGCCAAAAAGTGTGCTGGTTTGCCTCTTAGCCTAGTGACTGTAGCGCGTGCATTGAGAAATAAGAGGGATGTACAGTCTTGGAGGGATGCACTTAGACAATTACAAAGTAATGATCATGGGGAGATGGACGCATTAACTTACTCTGCTTTGGAGTTGAGTTACGAGTCATTGGAGAACGATGAAATGAAGGAAATGTTCTTGCTTTTTGCTTTAATGGTAGGTGTTGATGTAGAGGGATTTTTGAATTTAGTAATAGGTTTAAACATATTTAAGCATATTAATACCATTGATGATGCAAGAAACAGAATTTACAACATACTAGAATCTTTGAAGGCGACTTGTCTATTGCTTGAAGGTAGCAGTAAAACAAGTGGAGGAAAGATCGAAATGCATGATTTTGTTCGTGATGTTGCTATCTACATAGCACGTAGGGATAAACACGTATTTATAAGGAAATCCCCAGATGAAGCAAAATGGCCAACACATGATACATTAAAAAGGTGTTCACAGATCATCTTATACGGGTGTCATACTCACGAGCTTCCTCAAACGGTAGATGCTCCGAACCTTAagcttttctttttaaatagtgGAGATCGTTCTATAGAAATACCAGAAACCTTTTTTGAGGGGATGACAAGCCTTAAAGTCCTAAGTTTAACATGCTTCAACTTCTCTTCATTGCCCATTTCATTCCGATCCCTAACCAACCTTCACACtttaattttggatttttgCATTTTGGAAAATATGGATGCAATAGAAGCTTTGACAAATTTAGAAATTCTTCACCTCTGGAAATCATCAATGATCAAGCTGCCAAGTGAAATAGGGCGATTGACTAAACTCAGAATGCTTTATTTGCACGATTCGGGAATAGAAGTAATCCCACCCAACATCATATCAAGATTGACCAAATTGGAGGAGTTATACATGGGAAATACTAGTATTAATTGGGAAGATGTGAATTCAACCAATGTTCAAAGCAAAAATGCTAGTATTGCTGAGCTTCGAAAATTATCTAACTTGACAGCTCTAGAATTACAAATTCGTGAGACATGGATGTTGCCAAGGGACATGCAATTGATGTTTGAGAAGctgacaaaatataaaatagctATTGGAGATGTATGGGAATGGTCTGACATTAAGGAGGATGGAATCATAAAAACATTGATGCTCAAACTTGGTGGTACCAACATACATTTAGAGCACGGAATTAAAGCATTAGAGCACGGAATTAAAGCATTGATTAAAGGGGTTGAGAGTTTGTACTTGGATGAAGTAGAGGGCATTCAAAATGTTCTTTATCAACTTAATGGGGAAGGGTTTCCAATGTTGAAGCATCTCCATATCCAAAACAATGCAAACATCAAGCACATTGTTGACACTAAGGAAATGAATCAAATCCATGTTTCTTTTCTCATGTTGGAAACACTAGTTATTTATAATCTTAAAAACTTGGAGCATATTTGCCATGGCCCACTTGCTAGTAATTCTTTTGAAAGTCTTAGTGCTATTAAAGTCAAAAATTGCGTCCAGTTAAAATATCTTTTCTCCTTTACAATGGTTAGAGGACTTTCCCATCTTTCCGAGATCCAAGTTTGTCAATGCAATTCTATGAAGGAGATAGTGCTGAGAGACAATTACAGTGCAAGTGCAAATAATCATGATATAACTGATCAAAATATTGAGTTTCTTTCGTTGCGTTATTTGACTTTGGAACATTTGGAGACACTTAATAATTTCTTCTCTTATGAGTTGACTTCTTCCAGAAGTAAGCAAAAATATCAAGCATCAGATTCCTATGTTTCAAAACCATTTTTCAGTGCTCAG gTTTCATTTCCTAATTTGGATATCCTTAAATTGAGCTCTCTCAATTTGAATAAGATTTGGGATGACAATCATCATTCTATGTACAACTTGACTACATTGATTGTGGAGAATTGTGGTGGGTTGAAGTACTTATTCTCAGATTCTGTAGTTGGAAGTTTTATGAACCTCAAACACCTTGAAATTAGTAATTGTCCTTTGATGGAGGAGATAATAGCTAAAGATCAAGAGACAAATAATGGTAGTAATAATGCATTGAAAGAG gatgattttttaaaattagagaaaatcATATTGAAGGACATGGACAATTTGAAGACAATATGGCACCCGCAATTTGAAACATTGAAGATGTTGCATGTAAGCAATTGTAAGAAAATTGTGGTGGTTTTTCCTTCTTCAATGCAAAAAACGTATAATAAGATAGAGTTATTGGAGGTTACAAATTGTGGTTTAGTGGAAGAGATATTTGAATTGAATTCTGATGAAGATAGTGGTGTAGAGGCTATAACAAATTTGAAAGAAGTTTACATAGATGGATTATCGATGCTGAAAAAGATATGGAGTGGGGATCCTCAAGGAATTCTTAGCTTTCAAAATCTAACAAATATACAATTGAATAATTGTGTTTGCTTGGAGTATCTATTACCACTTTCTATAGCCACTCGTTGCTCAGATCTCAAAGAACTTCATATAAAGTCATGTTGGAACATGAAGGAAATTGTTGCAGAGGAGAAAGAATCTAAGCGTGCAACTCTCAAATTTGAGTTTAATCAATTGAGTACTTTACTACTTTGGGACTTATGTCATCTCAAAGGTTTCTATGCCGGAAATCATACCCTAACATGTCCATCTTTGAGAAAAATTGATGTTTACAATTGTGCAAAATTGACTTTGTACAAAAGTATTCTATCTACATGTAGCTCCCAAACTAGTTTTCGAGATGAcagattttcaattttaaagcaACAACCACCTTTCATTACGGAAGAG gTGATTCCAAATTTGGAGCATTTGAGATTTAAACATGAGGATGCTAACATGATATTGCAAGCCCAACATTCAAGTACTCTCTTCACCAAATTAACATTTCTTGGTTTGTCTAATTATAAGAATGAAGAAGCTACATTTCCTTATTGGTTTCTCCAAAATGTGCCAACTCTTGAGTCGCTAACTATTGATTGGAGTTTCTTCAAGAAGATATTCCAAGATGAAGGAGAAGGACAAATAAGTGATACACGGCTCAAAACGTTGACATTAAATGGATTACCTAAACTTCAATATATATGTGAAGAAGGGTCCCGAATTGACCCAGTTCTTGAGTCCCTTGAATACTTACATCTTTATAGTTGTTCTACATTGACAAATTTGTTGCCTTCTTCCGCCACACTTAATCATCTCACACATCTGGGGATAACAGATTGCAATGGGCTAAAAAGTTTATTTAGATCTCCTATAGCTCAAAGTTTGGACAAGCTCACAACATTGAAGATAAAATGTTGCAATGCACTTGAAGAAATAattgttggagaagaaaatattgttgacattgcaTTTGTTAGTTTAGAAATATTAATGTTGGAATGTTTGTCAAGCCTTAATAAATTTTGCTCTAGTAAATGCTTCTTAAAGTTTCCATTGTTGGAGGAAGTCATTGTGAGGGAATGTCCTCGCATGAGGATTTTTTCAGATGGAAACACAAGTACACCAAATCTTCGAAAAGTGAAAACTGCAGAAAACGACCAAGAACGATTTTGGAAAGGAAACATAAATGATACAATAAACAACATGTTTCTAGATAAG GTTGCATTTCGCCAATTCAAATATTTAGCTTTATCAGACTACCCTGAGCTAAAAAATGTGTGGTATGGCAAACTTGATGAGAATTTTGGATTTAGCAATTTGAAATCTCTAGTGGTGGAAAAGTGTGATTTCTTATCAAATGTGCTTTTTCCATCAAATGCATTACAAGTCCTACATAGATTGGAAGATTTGGAAGTAAGAAACTGTGATTCTTTAGAAGCATTGTTTGATGTGAAAGGTATGAAGTCTTCTAAAGAAATATTGAGCAGTCAATTGAAAAGATTGACTTTGTCTAGCTTGCCAAAACTGAAGCAAATATGGAGCACTGATCCTTATGAAATTATGAGCTTTGGAAACTTATGGACGGTTAACATTTCTATATGTCAAAGCTTGTTATATGTCTTTTCATTGTCGTTATGCAAAGATCTTGGAAATCTTAAATTGCTTGAGTTAAACACTTGCGGAGTGAAAGAAATTGTTGCAACGGAAGATGAAGGATCAATGGAAATTAACTTTAATTTTCCTCAATTGACTCAAATGACATTACGTCTTTTGACAAACCTTAATAGTTTCTATCGAAGAAAGCATACTTTAGAGTGTCCTTTATTGAAGGCTTTGAATGTATATCGTTGTGAAAGATTAAGAATGTTTTCCTTGAATTTTTTAGACCCAGTGGATCACGATGAAAGTCACAATGATATGCTATTTCAACAACCCTTGTTTTCTATCGAAAAG TTATGCTACAAGTTGGAGGATTTCACAATAAATGCCACAGATGCCTTTAGAATGTTGAATGCTTACTGTCAAGAAAATATCTTTTCCAAAATACGACTTCTTCGTTTGCAATGCTTCGATGAAACTCCAACTATTTTTCTGAATGATTTCCATGCAATATTTCCTAATCTTAAAACTCTTACAGTGCGAAATAGTTCTTTTGAAGTATTATTCCCTGTTGCAAAAGGAAGTACAGTTAGCAATCTCAATAAGAAAATTTCTAAGCAAATAACAGAACTATGGCTCTACGAATTGGAAAATATCAAGTATATTTGGCATGAAGAACTTCCACTAGACCATCCTCTACTACAAGATCTTGAAGGTTTAATAGTCTGGAGTTGTCCAAGTTTGTTAAGTTTGGTACCATCATCAATTGCTTTCACATATTTAACCTACTTGGATGTGGACAAATGCCAAGAGATGATTTATTTGATAACATCCACAACAGCTAAAAGTCTAGTTCAACTCACAAgattaaaaataactaattgTCACAAGATTTTGGATGTTGTGATGATTGATGGTGATGAAGACGACATCATTTTTGAAAAGTTGCAACACTTGGAGTTTACTTCTTTGTCATGTTTGAGAAGCTTTTGCTATGGGAAACAAACATTCATATTTCCATCTTTGGTACATATGATTGTTAAAGGATGTCCTCAAATGAAGATCTTTTCATCAGGATCTATAGTGGCATCATACCTAAGAGAAATTGAGGTGGAAGATGGAAATATGACATGGAGAGGTGATCTTCATACAACTATTCAACAAAATTTCATTCAGCAg GAAGTCCCACGTTCTAATATGTTGAATGAGACTATTATATGCTCTTCACATTTGCAAG ATGGTGAGACAATTGCAGATGAAGCAATAGCTGACGAGGAAGAGACAGAGTAA